In the Ramlibacter tataouinensis TTB310 genome, one interval contains:
- the paaK gene encoding phenylacetate--CoA ligase PaaK: MTASFPLEPIEKASVDELRALQLKRLKATLAHAYANSPVYAAKFDAAGVHPEDCRSLADLAKFPFTTKHDLRESYPFGMFAVPRGQCARIHASSGTTGKPTVVGYTRNDIDTWSLVMARSIRASGARPGDLVHVSYGYGLFTGGLGAHYGAEKLGLTVVPFGGGQTERQVQLIHDFRPDIIMVTPSYMLAIADEMERQGLDPRASSLRLGIFGAEPWTNDMRAAIEQRLAIDAVDIYGLSEVMGPGVANECVETKDGPTIWEDHFYPEVIDPGSGEPVADGELGELVFTSLTKEALPIIRYRTRDLTRLLPGTARTMRRMEKITGRSDDMMIVRGVNVFPTQIEELICKREELAPHYLCILTREGPLDCLTVAVEVRAGLAHEGPPAQAAAQRLAHEIKTYVGTSARIELRPPGGIERSLGKAKRVLDQRKA; the protein is encoded by the coding sequence ATGACAGCATCGTTCCCGCTCGAGCCGATCGAGAAGGCCAGCGTCGACGAGCTGCGCGCCCTGCAGCTCAAGCGCCTGAAGGCCACGCTGGCCCATGCCTACGCCAACTCGCCCGTGTATGCCGCGAAGTTCGACGCGGCCGGCGTGCACCCCGAGGATTGCCGCTCGCTGGCCGATCTGGCGAAGTTCCCCTTCACCACCAAGCACGACCTGCGCGAGAGCTACCCCTTCGGCATGTTCGCCGTACCGCGCGGGCAGTGCGCCCGCATCCACGCCTCCAGCGGCACCACCGGCAAGCCCACGGTGGTGGGCTACACCCGCAACGACATCGACACCTGGTCGCTGGTGATGGCGCGCAGCATCCGCGCCAGCGGGGCGCGGCCCGGCGACCTGGTGCACGTGAGCTACGGCTATGGCCTGTTCACCGGCGGCCTGGGCGCGCACTACGGCGCGGAGAAACTCGGGCTGACGGTGGTGCCCTTCGGCGGCGGCCAGACCGAGCGCCAGGTGCAGCTGATCCACGACTTCCGGCCCGACATCATCATGGTCACGCCCAGCTACATGCTGGCCATCGCCGACGAGATGGAACGCCAGGGGCTGGACCCGCGTGCCAGCAGCCTGCGCCTGGGCATCTTCGGCGCCGAGCCCTGGACCAACGACATGCGCGCGGCGATCGAGCAGCGGCTGGCTATCGACGCGGTCGACATCTACGGCCTGTCCGAGGTGATGGGCCCCGGCGTCGCCAACGAGTGCGTGGAGACCAAGGACGGCCCCACCATCTGGGAGGACCACTTCTACCCCGAGGTCATCGACCCCGGGAGCGGGGAGCCGGTGGCCGACGGCGAGCTGGGCGAGCTGGTCTTCACCAGCCTGACCAAGGAGGCGCTGCCCATCATCCGCTACCGCACGCGCGACCTCACGCGCCTGCTGCCCGGCACGGCGCGCACCATGCGCCGCATGGAGAAGATCACCGGCCGCAGCGACGACATGATGATCGTGCGCGGCGTCAACGTCTTTCCCACGCAGATCGAGGAGCTGATCTGCAAGCGCGAGGAGCTGGCGCCGCACTACCTGTGCATTCTCACGCGCGAGGGTCCGCTGGACTGCCTGACGGTGGCGGTGGAGGTGCGCGCCGGCCTGGCCCATGAGGGCCCGCCCGCGCAGGCGGCGGCGCAGCGGCTCGCGCACGAGATCAAGACCTATGTCGGCACCAGCGCCAGGATCGAGCTGCGCCCGCCCGGCGGCATCGAGCGCAGCCTGGGCAAGGCCAAGCGCGTGCTGGACCAGCGCAAAGCCTAG
- the paaI gene encoding hydroxyphenylacetyl-CoA thioesterase PaaI produces MAPQELAWRVGQAMFAQDAASRDTMGMELVSCAPGRAVMRMAVRELHLNGHRICHGGFIFTLADSTFAFACNSHNKVAVAAGCSIDFLKPGQLGDVLTCEGVERVLQGRHGIYDMKVTNQHGEVVALFRGKSAQIAGTVVPQEAA; encoded by the coding sequence ATGGCCCCGCAGGAGCTCGCTTGGCGGGTCGGCCAAGCCATGTTCGCGCAGGACGCCGCATCGCGCGACACCATGGGCATGGAGCTGGTCAGCTGCGCGCCCGGGCGCGCCGTGATGCGCATGGCGGTGCGCGAGCTGCACCTCAACGGCCACCGCATCTGCCATGGCGGCTTCATCTTCACGCTGGCGGACTCCACCTTCGCGTTCGCCTGCAACAGCCACAACAAGGTCGCGGTGGCGGCCGGCTGCAGCATCGACTTCCTCAAGCCGGGCCAGCTGGGCGACGTGCTGACCTGCGAGGGCGTCGAACGCGTGTTGCAGGGCCGGCACGGCATCTACGACATGAAGGTCACCAACCAGCACGGCGAGGTCGTGGCCCTGTTCCGCGGCAAGAGCGCGCAGATCGCGGGCACGGTGGTGCCGCAGGAGGCCGCATGA
- a CDS encoding enoyl-CoA hydratase-related protein produces the protein MAESNVLYEQRGAVALVTLNRPDALNSLTRTMHEELRALLDRVNGDKSVRALVITGAGRGFCAGANLAAFDMTPGPDQVQRADPGPIIEKLFNPTVRKLMDLRVPTIAAVNGVAAGAGASLAMTCDLAIAAPSATFIQAFSRIGLIPDAGGSWFLVKKLGLARAMGCAMLGDKLSARDAKEWGMIWNVAPEGADVVAEAMKLAERLATMPTAALAATRKLLRAAATSDLDHQLDLERDTQSALGRTHDYIEGVTAFLQKRPAQFKGE, from the coding sequence ATGGCTGAATCGAACGTCCTGTACGAGCAACGTGGTGCGGTCGCGCTGGTCACCTTGAACCGGCCGGATGCGTTGAACAGCCTGACGCGCACCATGCACGAGGAATTGCGCGCGCTGCTCGACCGCGTCAATGGCGACAAGTCGGTGCGCGCACTGGTGATCACGGGCGCGGGACGCGGGTTCTGCGCGGGAGCCAACCTCGCCGCATTCGACATGACGCCGGGCCCGGACCAAGTGCAGCGCGCCGACCCGGGACCGATCATCGAGAAACTCTTCAACCCTACCGTGCGCAAGCTGATGGACTTGCGCGTGCCGACCATCGCCGCCGTCAACGGCGTCGCCGCGGGCGCGGGTGCGTCCTTGGCCATGACGTGCGACCTGGCCATCGCCGCGCCGTCCGCCACCTTCATCCAGGCCTTCAGCCGCATCGGGCTGATCCCGGACGCGGGAGGTTCCTGGTTCCTGGTCAAGAAGCTCGGGCTGGCGCGGGCCATGGGCTGCGCCATGCTGGGCGACAAGCTCAGCGCCCGGGACGCGAAGGAGTGGGGAATGATCTGGAACGTGGCTCCAGAGGGCGCCGATGTCGTTGCTGAGGCGATGAAGCTTGCGGAGCGTCTCGCGACCATGCCCACGGCGGCGCTGGCGGCCACGCGCAAGCTGCTGCGTGCGGCCGCCACCAGTGACCTCGACCACCAGCTGGACCTGGAGCGCGACACGCAGTCGGCGCTGGGCCGCACGCACGACTACATCGAAGGGGTCACGGCATTCCTGCAGAAGCGGCCTGCGCAGTTCAAGGGGGAGTGA
- a CDS encoding enoyl-CoA hydratase translates to MAYELIEVRTEAGKVGVVQLNRPKQLNALNNQLMDELGAALKAFDADPAIGCMVVTGSEKAFAAGADIGAMASYGFAEVYGGDYITRNWETIRQVRKPVIAAVSGFALGGGCELAMMCDFIIAADNARFGQPEIKLGIIPGAGGTQRLPRAVGKSKAMDMALTARMMDATEAERAGLVSRVVPLDKLMDEALGAALTICELPQLAVMAAKESVNRSFETGLSDGVMFERRLFHALFATADQKEGMDAFVGKRKPQFRHR, encoded by the coding sequence ATGGCCTACGAACTGATTGAAGTGCGCACCGAAGCCGGCAAGGTTGGCGTTGTCCAGCTCAACCGGCCCAAGCAGCTGAACGCGCTGAACAACCAGCTCATGGACGAGCTGGGCGCGGCGCTCAAGGCCTTCGACGCCGACCCGGCCATCGGCTGCATGGTCGTCACCGGCAGCGAGAAGGCCTTTGCCGCCGGCGCCGACATCGGGGCCATGGCCAGCTACGGCTTCGCCGAGGTCTACGGCGGCGACTACATCACCCGCAACTGGGAGACCATCCGCCAGGTCCGCAAGCCGGTGATCGCGGCCGTGAGCGGCTTCGCGCTGGGCGGCGGCTGCGAGCTGGCCATGATGTGCGACTTCATCATCGCCGCCGACAACGCCAGGTTCGGCCAGCCCGAGATCAAGCTGGGCATCATCCCGGGCGCCGGCGGCACCCAGCGGCTGCCGCGCGCGGTGGGCAAGTCCAAGGCCATGGACATGGCCCTGACGGCCCGCATGATGGACGCCACCGAGGCCGAGCGCGCCGGGCTGGTGAGCCGTGTGGTGCCGCTGGACAAGCTGATGGACGAGGCGCTGGGCGCGGCCCTGACGATCTGCGAGCTGCCGCAGCTGGCGGTGATGGCGGCCAAGGAGTCGGTGAACCGCTCGTTCGAGACCGGCCTGTCGGACGGGGTGATGTTCGAGCGGCGCCTGTTCCACGCGCTGTTCGCCACCGCCGACCAGAAGGAAGGCATGGACGCCTTCGTGGGCAAGCGCAAGCCGCAGTTCCGGCACCGCTGA
- the miaB gene encoding tRNA (N6-isopentenyl adenosine(37)-C2)-methylthiotransferase MiaB: protein MGKKVFIKTFGCQMNEYDSDKMADVMKAAEGYEPTSDVEQADLILFNTCSVREKAQEKVFSDLGRVKHLKARGALIGVGGCVASQEGAAIVERAPYVDLVFGPQTLHRLPEMLARRERERRPQVDISFPEIEKFDHLPPARVEGATAFVSIMEGCSKYCSYCVVPYTRGEEVSRPFEDVLAEVAGLAEQGVREVTLLGQNVNAYRGRMGSTAEIADFALLVEYVAEIPGIERIRYTTSHPNEFTPRLIEAYARVPKLVSHLHLPVQHGSDRILMAMKRGYTAMEYKSTVRKLRAIRPQLSLSSDFIVGFPGETEDDFARTMKLIEDVGYDTSFSFMFSPRPGTPAAQLHDDTPQQVKLRRLQQLQAAIEANAQRISASRVGTVQRVLVEGPSRKDPAELSGRTECNRVVNFQAPPRLVGRMVDVAITQAFPHSLRGEVRMLGEAPAA, encoded by the coding sequence ATGGGCAAGAAAGTCTTCATCAAGACCTTCGGCTGCCAGATGAACGAGTACGACTCGGACAAGATGGCCGACGTGATGAAAGCCGCCGAGGGCTACGAGCCCACCTCCGACGTGGAGCAGGCCGACCTCATCCTCTTCAACACCTGCTCGGTGCGCGAGAAGGCCCAGGAGAAGGTGTTTTCCGACCTGGGCCGCGTCAAGCACCTCAAGGCACGCGGCGCGCTCATCGGCGTGGGCGGCTGCGTCGCCAGCCAGGAAGGCGCCGCCATCGTCGAGCGCGCGCCCTACGTGGACCTGGTGTTCGGGCCGCAGACGCTGCACCGCCTGCCCGAGATGCTGGCGCGCCGCGAGCGGGAACGGCGCCCCCAGGTGGACATCAGCTTCCCCGAGATCGAGAAATTCGACCACCTGCCGCCGGCGCGGGTCGAGGGCGCCACCGCCTTCGTCAGCATCATGGAAGGCTGCAGCAAGTACTGCAGCTACTGCGTGGTGCCCTACACCCGGGGCGAGGAGGTCTCGCGCCCGTTCGAGGACGTGCTGGCCGAGGTCGCCGGGCTGGCCGAGCAGGGCGTCAGGGAGGTGACGCTGCTGGGCCAGAACGTCAACGCCTACCGTGGGCGGATGGGTAGCACCGCGGAGATCGCCGACTTCGCCCTGCTGGTCGAGTACGTGGCCGAGATCCCCGGCATCGAGCGCATCCGCTACACCACCAGCCATCCCAACGAGTTCACGCCGCGCCTGATCGAGGCCTACGCGCGCGTGCCCAAGCTGGTGAGCCACCTGCACCTGCCGGTGCAGCACGGCAGCGACCGAATCCTGATGGCGATGAAGCGCGGCTACACCGCCATGGAATACAAGAGCACGGTGCGCAAGCTGCGCGCCATCCGCCCGCAGCTGTCGCTGTCCAGCGATTTCATCGTGGGCTTCCCGGGCGAGACCGAGGACGATTTCGCCCGCACCATGAAGCTGATCGAGGACGTCGGCTACGACACCAGCTTCAGCTTCATGTTCAGTCCGCGCCCGGGCACGCCGGCGGCGCAGCTGCACGACGACACGCCGCAGCAGGTCAAGCTGCGGCGGCTGCAGCAGCTGCAGGCGGCCATCGAGGCCAACGCGCAGCGCATCAGCGCCAGCCGCGTCGGGACCGTGCAGCGCGTCCTGGTGGAAGGTCCGTCGCGCAAGGACCCTGCCGAGCTGTCCGGCCGCACCGAGTGCAACCGCGTGGTCAACTTCCAGGCGCCGCCGCGCCTGGTGGGCCGGATGGTGGACGTCGCCATCACCCAGGCCTTCCCGCATTCGCTGCGCGGCGAAGTCCGGATGCTCGGCGAAGCACCCGCTGCCTGA
- a CDS encoding sensor histidine kinase, which yields MPSLRPGLVSFRQLLLVAFLLIGVLLGGTALRAVVILDRLMAQSGDETTRALELNASAQALTARTVDMERAARQSLIFNDRLLRRRFEEATDGARDALRRMTEQGLNPALAGPWLAQLELVANLLPGPAETALDRERAVAAAFREFDTLNTGIAREVQALIEGRNTALRERLDASRARLMQQVLLTILLAAVLATGLGLWLARPFKRLERAIVGLGENRLDEPIDIEGPADVRRVGQQLDWLRLRLTELDADKARFLRHISHELKTPLAAMREGVALLEDGVAGELNSRQQEVMRILHHNTSVLQEQIEALLRFNAAAFEARQLKRRRIDLLALVQHQVEAQRLQWQANALQVEVRGEPLVLPVDADKLGTAVANLLSNAIRFSPPGGSVVVELSHSPGLACIAIRDQGPGVAEADRPRIFEPFYRGERQPQDAVRGTGIGLSIVQEYIAAHGGRVVLMDQGEGAHFRIELPHAS from the coding sequence ATGCCATCGTTGCGGCCGGGCCTGGTCTCATTCCGCCAGCTGCTGCTGGTCGCCTTCCTCTTGATCGGCGTGCTGCTGGGCGGCACGGCGCTGCGGGCCGTGGTCATCCTGGACCGGCTGATGGCCCAGAGCGGCGACGAGACCACGCGCGCGCTGGAACTCAACGCCAGCGCCCAGGCCTTGACCGCCCGCACCGTCGACATGGAGCGCGCCGCGCGCCAGTCGCTGATCTTCAACGACCGCCTGCTGCGGCGCCGTTTCGAGGAAGCGACGGACGGCGCGCGCGACGCGCTGCGCCGCATGACCGAACAGGGCCTGAACCCGGCGCTGGCCGGCCCCTGGCTGGCGCAGCTGGAGCTGGTCGCCAACCTGCTGCCCGGCCCGGCGGAAACAGCGCTGGACCGCGAGCGCGCCGTCGCGGCCGCCTTCCGCGAGTTCGACACGCTCAACACCGGCATCGCGCGCGAGGTGCAGGCGCTGATCGAAGGCCGCAACACCGCGCTGCGCGAGCGCCTGGACGCCAGCCGCGCCCGGCTGATGCAGCAGGTGCTGCTCACCATCCTGCTGGCGGCGGTGCTGGCCACCGGCCTGGGCCTGTGGCTGGCGCGGCCGTTCAAGCGGCTGGAACGCGCCATCGTGGGCCTGGGCGAGAACCGGCTGGACGAGCCCATCGACATCGAAGGCCCGGCCGACGTGCGCCGCGTCGGCCAGCAGCTCGACTGGCTGCGGCTGCGGCTGACCGAGCTGGACGCCGACAAGGCGCGCTTCCTGCGGCACATCTCGCACGAGCTGAAGACCCCGCTGGCCGCCATGCGCGAAGGCGTGGCGCTGCTGGAGGATGGGGTGGCGGGCGAACTCAACAGCCGGCAGCAGGAGGTGATGCGCATCCTGCACCACAACACCTCGGTGCTGCAGGAGCAGATCGAGGCGCTGCTGCGCTTCAACGCGGCGGCCTTCGAGGCGCGCCAGCTCAAGCGCCGCCGCATCGACCTGCTGGCCCTGGTGCAGCACCAGGTGGAGGCCCAGCGCCTGCAGTGGCAGGCCAACGCGCTGCAGGTCGAGGTGCGCGGCGAGCCGCTGGTACTGCCGGTGGACGCCGACAAGCTGGGCACCGCGGTGGCCAACCTGCTGTCCAACGCCATCCGCTTCTCGCCGCCCGGCGGCAGCGTCGTGGTTGAGCTCAGCCATTCACCGGGGCTGGCCTGCATCGCCATCCGCGACCAGGGACCAGGCGTGGCCGAGGCCGACCGGCCGCGCATCTTCGAGCCTTTCTACCGGGGCGAGCGCCAGCCGCAGGACGCGGTGCGCGGCACCGGCATCGGCCTGTCCATCGTGCAGGAGTACATTGCAGCCCACGGCGGCCGCGTCGTCCTGATGGACCAGGGCGAAGGCGCCCATTTCCGCATCGAACTGCCCCATGCTTCCTGA
- a CDS encoding sigma 54-interacting transcriptional regulator produces MASPGARILVVDDDADMLRLLSMRLGAAGYQVRAVGSAEAALAQLALERPQLVLSDVRLPGRDGLALFDEIRARHPSLPVILLTAHGTIPDAVEATARGVFTYLTKPYDGRELLDKIAQALALTAPAPAAAPADEGWRIDVISRSARMAELLAEARMVAASDASVLLRGDSGTGKEMLARAIHKASPRTRRPFVAVNCGAIPEALLESELFGHMKGAFTDAVANHKGLFQAADGGTLLLDEIGDMPPALQVKLLRVLQERAVRPLGSSQSIPVDVRIISATHRNLEAAMAAGQFREDLYYRLNVVTLSLPTLAERREDIPLLANHFLHKLATKYGRRLSGFAPEALKALTTAAWPGNVRQLYNVVEQVCALSTTPLVPLALVQRALRVPSVEVLTYAEAKQRFEREYLVGLLKLTDGNVADAARLAGRNRTEFYRLLQKNELTPGHFKGDSVAGAQTPVTGLRQDDSLDP; encoded by the coding sequence ATGGCTTCCCCCGGCGCCCGCATCCTGGTGGTGGACGACGATGCCGACATGCTGCGGCTGCTGTCCATGCGGCTGGGCGCGGCCGGCTACCAGGTCCGGGCCGTGGGCTCGGCCGAGGCGGCGCTGGCCCAGCTCGCGCTGGAGCGCCCCCAGCTGGTGCTCAGCGACGTGCGGCTGCCGGGCCGCGACGGCCTGGCCCTGTTCGACGAGATCCGCGCCCGCCATCCCTCGCTGCCGGTGATCCTGCTCACCGCCCACGGCACCATCCCCGATGCGGTGGAAGCGACGGCGCGCGGCGTGTTCACCTACCTGACCAAGCCCTACGACGGCCGCGAGCTGCTGGACAAGATCGCGCAGGCGCTGGCGCTCACCGCGCCGGCGCCGGCCGCCGCGCCAGCCGACGAGGGCTGGCGCATCGACGTGATCAGCCGCTCCGCCCGCATGGCCGAGCTGCTGGCCGAGGCGCGCATGGTGGCGGCCTCGGATGCCTCGGTGCTGCTGCGCGGCGACAGCGGCACCGGCAAGGAGATGCTGGCCCGCGCCATCCACAAGGCCAGCCCGCGAACGCGCCGGCCCTTCGTGGCCGTCAACTGCGGCGCCATTCCGGAAGCGCTGCTGGAATCGGAACTGTTCGGCCACATGAAGGGCGCCTTCACCGATGCCGTGGCCAACCACAAGGGTTTGTTCCAGGCGGCCGACGGCGGCACCCTGCTGCTCGACGAAATCGGCGACATGCCGCCGGCGCTGCAGGTCAAGCTGCTGCGCGTGCTGCAGGAGCGCGCGGTGCGTCCGCTGGGCTCCAGCCAGTCCATCCCCGTCGACGTGCGCATCATCTCGGCCACCCACCGCAACCTGGAGGCGGCGATGGCGGCGGGGCAGTTCCGCGAGGACCTGTACTACCGGCTGAACGTGGTGACGCTGAGCCTGCCCACCCTGGCCGAGCGGCGCGAGGACATCCCGCTGCTGGCCAACCATTTCCTGCACAAGCTGGCGACCAAGTACGGGCGGCGCCTGTCGGGCTTCGCGCCGGAGGCGCTCAAGGCCCTGACCACGGCCGCCTGGCCGGGCAACGTGCGGCAGCTCTACAACGTGGTCGAGCAGGTCTGCGCCCTGTCCACCACGCCGCTGGTGCCGCTGGCCCTGGTGCAGCGGGCGCTGCGCGTGCCCAGCGTGGAAGTGCTGACCTATGCCGAGGCCAAGCAGCGCTTCGAGCGCGAGTACCTGGTCGGGCTGCTCAAGCTGACCGACGGCAACGTGGCCGACGCGGCCCGGCTGGCCGGCCGCAACCGCACCGAGTTCTACCGCCTGCTGCAGAAGAACGAGCTCACGCCCGGCCATTTCAAGGGCGATTCTGTCGCCGGGGCCCAGACCCCTGTCACCGGCCTGCGACAAGACGATAGCCTTGATCCATAA
- a CDS encoding glucan biosynthesis protein G translates to MLRPPALSLLLSWRLVCAIGLALSALPPAWAQGFDFDRLTQLARQRAQAPHNDPSTPLPPALAALDYDGLRDIRFRPGRALWRDAGLPFEAMFFHRGKYHPQPVRVNEVLEGGKVRPIRFNRADFDYGKNPVDPTAWGDLGFAGFRIHYPLNNTAYKDELAVFLGASYFRALGAGQQYGLSARGLAIDTVGGSGPEEFPRFSEFWLERPAPGAQQLVLYALLESPRATGAYRFVLRPGPESVTEVRARVFLRAGAGQPVTTLGIAPLTSMFLFGENQPRPADFRPEVHDSDGLMIATASGEWLWRPLVNPRQPLTNSFTVDGLRGFGLMQRDRGFASYEDTEARYERRPSAWVRPIGDWGPGRVELFQLPTPDETHDNIVAYWVPARLPAPGEPLEFAYELAWQGDEQQRPPNGWAVQSRRGLGFVRPEDMPGLAGTVQYVVDFDGPALRALPVDAAVRPVATADANGRIEQQLAYFNPATRTWRMTLRVRPIDAARPVELRAFLQHGNDILSETWTNIILPDAAL, encoded by the coding sequence ATGCTTAGGCCGCCTGCCCTCTCCCTGCTGCTCTCCTGGCGCCTGGTGTGCGCTATCGGACTGGCCCTGTCGGCGCTGCCCCCCGCCTGGGCCCAGGGCTTCGATTTCGACCGCCTGACCCAGCTGGCGCGCCAGCGCGCCCAGGCTCCGCACAACGACCCCAGCACCCCGCTGCCGCCGGCCCTGGCCGCGCTGGACTACGACGGCCTGCGCGACATCCGCTTCCGCCCGGGGCGCGCGCTGTGGCGCGACGCCGGCCTGCCGTTCGAGGCCATGTTCTTCCACCGGGGCAAGTACCACCCGCAGCCGGTGCGCGTCAACGAGGTGCTGGAGGGTGGCAAGGTGCGCCCCATCCGCTTCAACCGGGCAGACTTCGACTACGGCAAGAACCCCGTCGACCCCACGGCCTGGGGCGACCTGGGCTTCGCGGGCTTTCGCATCCATTACCCGCTCAACAACACGGCCTACAAGGACGAGCTGGCGGTGTTCCTGGGCGCCAGCTACTTCCGCGCCCTGGGCGCGGGCCAGCAGTACGGCCTGTCGGCCCGCGGCCTGGCCATCGACACCGTGGGCGGCAGCGGGCCGGAGGAATTCCCGCGCTTTTCCGAGTTCTGGCTGGAGCGCCCGGCGCCCGGCGCGCAGCAGCTGGTGCTGTACGCGCTGCTGGAGTCGCCCCGAGCCACCGGCGCCTACCGCTTCGTGCTGCGCCCGGGGCCGGAGAGCGTGACCGAGGTGCGGGCCCGCGTCTTCCTGCGCGCCGGCGCCGGCCAGCCGGTCACCACCCTGGGCATCGCGCCGCTGACCAGCATGTTCCTGTTCGGCGAGAACCAGCCGCGCCCCGCCGACTTCCGCCCCGAGGTGCACGATTCCGACGGCCTGATGATCGCCACCGCCAGCGGCGAATGGCTGTGGCGCCCCCTGGTCAACCCGCGCCAGCCGCTGACCAACAGCTTCACCGTGGACGGGCTGCGCGGCTTCGGCCTGATGCAGCGCGACCGCGGCTTCGCCAGCTACGAGGACACGGAAGCGCGCTACGAGCGCCGGCCCAGCGCCTGGGTCAGGCCCATCGGCGACTGGGGCCCGGGCCGCGTCGAGCTGTTCCAGCTGCCCACGCCCGACGAAACGCACGACAACATCGTGGCGTACTGGGTCCCGGCCCGCCTGCCCGCGCCGGGCGAGCCCCTGGAATTCGCCTACGAGCTGGCCTGGCAGGGCGACGAGCAGCAGCGCCCGCCCAACGGCTGGGCGGTGCAGTCGCGCCGCGGCCTGGGTTTCGTGCGGCCCGAGGACATGCCCGGCCTGGCCGGCACGGTGCAGTACGTGGTGGATTTCGACGGCCCGGCGCTGCGCGCCCTGCCGGTCGATGCCGCCGTGCGGCCCGTGGCCACCGCCGACGCCAACGGCCGCATCGAGCAGCAGCTCGCCTATTTCAATCCGGCCACCCGAACCTGGCGCATGACGCTGCGGGTGCGACCCATCGACGCGGCGCGCCCTGTGGAGCTGCGCGCCTTCCTGCAACACGGCAACGACATCCTGAGCGAAACATGGACCAACATCATTCTTCCCGACGCCGCCCTCTGA